CCCGTGCGCAGGGTCCTCCAATCGAGGTTGGAGAGGCAAGCAACAACGGCGCCGAAACGGCCACGGCGGGAGCGCCGGCCGCCGTGTCCTCGACCTCCAGACCTGGCAAGCGAAGGAGCAGCCGGGGAGCCGGAGCGCGTGCTATCGTGCCGGGCGTTCGGACGGATCACTCTGGAGGTGCGCCATGCGGTCGCGGTCGTCCCGCCCCCCGCTCCGCCTCGTCGGAGCCGACGACTTCACCCCGGAAGGGCAGGCGGCTCTGCACCGGCTCTTCAACGGCAGCATCATGCACGGCGGCACCATCGGCTTTCTCAAGCCCATGAAGCGCCGGAACGCCGCGGAGTACTTCGGCAGCCTGCAGCAGGGCATCGCGGACGGCGACGTCATCGCCGTCGTGGCGGGAGCGAAGCCCTTCGACGGTTTCGGGCTCATCCGCAGAGATCCCAAAGACGAGCTGCGGCGGCATTGCTGGGAGATGGGCCGCGTCATGGTGCGGCACGAGCTGCAACGCCACGGCCTGGGCGCCGCCATCGTCCAGCGGCTGTTGGCCGAGGCCAAGCGCCGCAAGGTGGAGATCGTCTGGCTCGACGTGCGCATCACCAACGTGGCGGCGATCGAACTCTTCCAGAAGCTCGGGTTCCGGACTTGGGGCATCTTCCCGAACAACATCCGGGACCGGCGGACCTACGCCGACGTCATCTACATGGCCTGCGATCTCCGCCACACCTATCGGCCACTCCGCGACCTGCCCTGAGCCGGTCTGCCCTGCGCCCCGCCCGGCCCGTCCACGCGCGCCGGCTCCACCGCTCCGTTGTCCCCCGTTCGCTGTCCCCCGTTCGCTGTCCCCCGTTCGCCGTCCCCTGTTCGCCGTCCTCCCGGGCTCGCCGGCCCCCTGCTCGCACCCCCTTGCTGGGAGCCGAGGCCCTCGGCCACAATCCAGGCTCGCCGTCCCCGGAGGAGTACCTTGCGCCCCCTGACTCTGGCTCTCGCATTCGCTCTCATCG
Above is a window of Candidatus Krumholzibacteriia bacterium DNA encoding:
- a CDS encoding GNAT family N-acetyltransferase; translated protein: MRSRSSRPPLRLVGADDFTPEGQAALHRLFNGSIMHGGTIGFLKPMKRRNAAEYFGSLQQGIADGDVIAVVAGAKPFDGFGLIRRDPKDELRRHCWEMGRVMVRHELQRHGLGAAIVQRLLAEAKRRKVEIVWLDVRITNVAAIELFQKLGFRTWGIFPNNIRDRRTYADVIYMACDLRHTYRPLRDLP